Proteins co-encoded in one Medicago truncatula cultivar Jemalong A17 chromosome 8, MtrunA17r5.0-ANR, whole genome shotgun sequence genomic window:
- the LOC25502666 gene encoding transcription factor bHLH123 isoform X2: protein MAEEQFQASGNWWETPARNMRFESVEQQQQQSSSFGGWQQQQQHHDTMSASGSSSVVFHDTTQKLQPSDSSTSNNDSNLHMMGLGLSSQNIDWNQASILNEKASEGSFRSMLQENLNSTGTNFEQETSGIGIGVELSHQVNWRQEKLFSNESSSNEFKQVNRGFSLDQPQFSPQYSSGDSNMISQMDSSALYGNPSMLQGLLGTETNQIQPQHGNSFENRSMNFPYSSTSYGLSTNELIPSWSKVSHQNQKQHQQPNNQLHFTNNAPFWNASETTIKDASSSFLPPFTTPNFGAQTKNISEGRDSSAMVKKSGSEPAPKRSKNETPSPLPAFKVRKEKMGDRITALQQLVSPFGKTDTASVLSEAIEYIKFLHEQVTVLSTPYMKSGAPIQHQQSSGKSKEADGPKQDLRSRGLCLVPVSSTFPMTHEPTVEYWTPTFGGTFR from the exons ATGGCAGAAGAACAATTTCAAGCAAGTGGAAATTGGTGGGAGACACCAGCTAGAAACATGAGGTTTGAAAGTgtagaacaacaacaacaacaatcttctTCCTTTGGAGGTtggcagcagcaacaacaacatcatgatACTATGTCTGCTTCCGGTAGTTCCTCCGTGGTTTTTCATGATACTACTCAAAAGCTTCAACCTTCAGATTCTTCAACTTCAAACAATGACTCCAACTTGCATATGATGGGTTTAGGACTTTCTTCTCAAAACATTGATTGGAATCAAGCATCTATACT AAATGAGAAGGCTTCAGAAGGTAGTTTCAGGTCTATGCTTCAAGAGAATTTGAACTCCACAGGCACAAATTTTGAGCAAGAAACTAGTGGAATTGGAATTGGAGTTGAACTATCTCATCAAGTTAATTGGAGACAAGAAAAGTTATTCTCTAATGAATCTTCAAGCAATGAATTCAAGCAAGTGAATAGAGGTTTCTCTTTAGATCAACcacagtttagtcctcaatatAGTTCTGGAGATAGTAACATGATAAGCCAAATGGATTCTTCAGCTTTATATGGTAACCCTTCAATGTTACAAGGACTTTTAGGAACTGAAACAAATCAAATTCAACCTCAGCATGGTAATTCATTCGAGAATCGTTCCATGAATTTTCCATACTCATCAACAAGCTATGGTTTGAGTACAAATGAGTTAATTCCTTCTTGGTCTAAAGTatctcatcaaaatcaaaaacaacatcaacaaccaaaCAACCAATTGCATTTCACCAATAATGCTCCCTTTTGGAATGCTTCAGAGACTACTATTAAGGATGCTTCATCAAGCTTCTTGCCCCCATTTACCACACCAAATTTTGGTGCACAAACAAAG AATATATCTGAAGGTAGGGACTCAAGTGCTATGGTGAAAAAAAGTGGGAGTGAGCCTGCACCAAAAAGGTCCAAAAATGAAACCCCATCACCTTTGCCAGCTTTTAAG GTGAGAAAAGAGAAGATGGGGGACAGAATCACTGCACTTCAACAATTGGTTTCACCTTTTGGAAAG ACTGATACAGCCTCAGTGCTCTCTGAAGCAATTGAATATATCAAGTTTCTCCATGAACAAGTGACT GTTTTAAGCACCCCATATATGAAAAGTGGAGCTCCAATCCAGCATCAACAG aGTTCTGGTAAATCTAAGGAAGCAGATGGTCCAAAGCAGGATCTTAGAAGCAGAGGGCTATGTTTAGTACCAGTTTCTAGTACATTTCCAATGACTCATGAACCCACAGTTGAATATTGGACACCAACATTTGGAGGAACTTTCAgataa
- the LOC25502666 gene encoding transcription factor bHLH123 isoform X1 translates to MAEEQFQASGNWWETPARNMRFESVEQQQQQSSSFGGWQQQQQHHDTMSASGSSSVVFHDTTQKLQPSDSSTSNNDSNLHMMGLGLSSQNIDWNQASILRNEKASEGSFRSMLQENLNSTGTNFEQETSGIGIGVELSHQVNWRQEKLFSNESSSNEFKQVNRGFSLDQPQFSPQYSSGDSNMISQMDSSALYGNPSMLQGLLGTETNQIQPQHGNSFENRSMNFPYSSTSYGLSTNELIPSWSKVSHQNQKQHQQPNNQLHFTNNAPFWNASETTIKDASSSFLPPFTTPNFGAQTKNISEGRDSSAMVKKSGSEPAPKRSKNETPSPLPAFKVRKEKMGDRITALQQLVSPFGKTDTASVLSEAIEYIKFLHEQVTVLSTPYMKSGAPIQHQQSSGKSKEADGPKQDLRSRGLCLVPVSSTFPMTHEPTVEYWTPTFGGTFR, encoded by the exons ATGGCAGAAGAACAATTTCAAGCAAGTGGAAATTGGTGGGAGACACCAGCTAGAAACATGAGGTTTGAAAGTgtagaacaacaacaacaacaatcttctTCCTTTGGAGGTtggcagcagcaacaacaacatcatgatACTATGTCTGCTTCCGGTAGTTCCTCCGTGGTTTTTCATGATACTACTCAAAAGCTTCAACCTTCAGATTCTTCAACTTCAAACAATGACTCCAACTTGCATATGATGGGTTTAGGACTTTCTTCTCAAAACATTGATTGGAATCAAGCATCTATACT AAGAAATGAGAAGGCTTCAGAAGGTAGTTTCAGGTCTATGCTTCAAGAGAATTTGAACTCCACAGGCACAAATTTTGAGCAAGAAACTAGTGGAATTGGAATTGGAGTTGAACTATCTCATCAAGTTAATTGGAGACAAGAAAAGTTATTCTCTAATGAATCTTCAAGCAATGAATTCAAGCAAGTGAATAGAGGTTTCTCTTTAGATCAACcacagtttagtcctcaatatAGTTCTGGAGATAGTAACATGATAAGCCAAATGGATTCTTCAGCTTTATATGGTAACCCTTCAATGTTACAAGGACTTTTAGGAACTGAAACAAATCAAATTCAACCTCAGCATGGTAATTCATTCGAGAATCGTTCCATGAATTTTCCATACTCATCAACAAGCTATGGTTTGAGTACAAATGAGTTAATTCCTTCTTGGTCTAAAGTatctcatcaaaatcaaaaacaacatcaacaaccaaaCAACCAATTGCATTTCACCAATAATGCTCCCTTTTGGAATGCTTCAGAGACTACTATTAAGGATGCTTCATCAAGCTTCTTGCCCCCATTTACCACACCAAATTTTGGTGCACAAACAAAG AATATATCTGAAGGTAGGGACTCAAGTGCTATGGTGAAAAAAAGTGGGAGTGAGCCTGCACCAAAAAGGTCCAAAAATGAAACCCCATCACCTTTGCCAGCTTTTAAG GTGAGAAAAGAGAAGATGGGGGACAGAATCACTGCACTTCAACAATTGGTTTCACCTTTTGGAAAG ACTGATACAGCCTCAGTGCTCTCTGAAGCAATTGAATATATCAAGTTTCTCCATGAACAAGTGACT GTTTTAAGCACCCCATATATGAAAAGTGGAGCTCCAATCCAGCATCAACAG aGTTCTGGTAAATCTAAGGAAGCAGATGGTCCAAAGCAGGATCTTAGAAGCAGAGGGCTATGTTTAGTACCAGTTTCTAGTACATTTCCAATGACTCATGAACCCACAGTTGAATATTGGACACCAACATTTGGAGGAACTTTCAgataa